GGGTTCCGAAATGATACGCCAGCCGGACATTGCCCTGATGCGCCTCCTTGTCACGCCCGGCGATGTCGTAGGCATAGCGGCTGGCGGACAGTTCCGAGTCTCCACCGGTCCCAAAAAGATCGGCGTTCTGGAAATAGGCGAGCAACAACTCCCAGCGGTCCTTATGGAAGAGGTATTTTATCCCCATGTCCGCATCGTCTTCAAGACCGGTATAATAGTTCAGATTAAAGAAATAATTGTTACCCGTATAAGGCAGGATGCCGAAAGGGAGCGTTGTCAGGCCTATCTGTAACCGGTGTGAATCATTGAAACGATAGCCTATCCAACCTTCCCTGAGCATGCCGCCTCCCGAGGAAGAGGGATAGAAGCGATAATCCACCACTAAGTCGATTTTTTTATAGGAAGCGTTCACGTTCAGACGGAACACGTCGAAGCCAAATTCTCCGCCACGGTTCCGGCTTTCCGATTTCCAGTCTGAGTAATTGTAGTTGAACCGGAGTGCGCCTCCTATTTTTAACCTCGGCTTTTCCCGCGCCGTCACAGGCAAAATGATATTTATCGCCAAAAGGAATGGCAATAGCAAACTTTCTTTATATCGCATAAAGTCACGTTTTGGCAAGGCATTTATCCAATACCTCGCAATGATTTATAAAATGCTTTTTCTTAAAGCAGACCCTGTGTAATTTCTAAGAGAGGATGAAATGTTATCCAATGCGTAAAATAGAACTTAATGTACTTAAAGAGTAGTGGGGTTTCACCTGCTGTTTTTGCAAAATTAAGAAAAATAGATGATTATACCAAATGGTAGAGTCAACTAGCAAGTGCAATTATAGTCATAAAAATGAAACCCCTCCCAAAATCGTCATTGTTAAAAGAAAAATCAATAAAGATTTGCAAACTTTAAAACAATCGTTTATATTTACGCATATCAAAAGCTTTTTTGAATAAAAGAGACCGAAACCTTGACATCAAAAACAAAAAGAATTATTGACCAAAGCAAGGCTATGATTAGCAAGGCTTTTTGTACGGGGGGTATGTCAAAATAGAAATTTCACGAATCTAAACTTTCAACCTGTAAGTTGACTCACTGATTTGGTACAAAATTCAACTTTATTTGGCTTGATTTAGCTTTCCACAAAGCCATAAATCATGTTTGAAGTTTTAACTTGTTACTTTTCAGACATACCATTTCTATTTTGACACACCCTCCTGGAAATATATCTACCTTTGTAATATGATTTTTTTAGATTAAGACTTTAGTTAGATAAAGCGACTTTTCCCGTGAGGGTAGGGTCGCTTTTTTTAGTCGGTAGCTGGGCTATCCAGCGTAAGAACATGAGGGATCGGAATACAAATCAAAACTTACTGTCGTTTGACAATATATTTATCCATCATTTTGTCGAAAGCATCCTCAAACTCCTCCCAATTTTCCGGATGGACGAACCCCAGCCATACGGTACCTCCTATATTCCCTAGGTTTCGTACCCACGCCGCGTATTCGGTACCTTCCTCATTTTTTGTTTGTATAAGCTCCACTCCTCCGAATCCTTCCAGATATTGGAAGAGAGGGCGTTTGTTTCTATCCTTCATAACCGTTCTATTCTATTTTACACAAACTTCATCCACAAATAAAAATGCGGGATTGCCGGGCCACATATGCCAGGCTGGTAATTTCGGTGTAACTCTAGCAATAATCCGTACATAACGGGGTTCTACCACAGAGAAAGAAAGCGTATGCGGGTAAATACTACCTCCCGGAATGGGAGGATGGAGATTTGGCTTTTCAATATCGGGCGTTCCGTCCACGCCTACCTTCGCAATGTTCCTATCAGTTCAGGAAAAAATCATCATACCTCTCTTCCGGCATAGCCGGAGCGTAGAGCGTTAGGGATAGCAGGGAAAAGCCCGGAGGGTAACGAGGACTTGCTACGAATAGCCCGGCCAGAAGGGAACGCCCTGAAAAACCGATTTGGGTATAGATGTAGAAGAATAGAACCGCCTTCCAAGCATATAAAGAACGTGAAAATCAACACATATTTCCGAAAAATCTTTTTCCGAAAGTATGTATGGGGCATGTGAAGGGAAAATTTATTTTTCCGGTCATTTCTATGTTACCGTTTTGGGGATATTTAAAGGGGTTAGGAATTTAGGTCTTTATTATGTATTTTGGTGGATAATTTTATACAGCCGATGCCTTTTAGGGAAAAGCTTCTTTCTTTTATTTTGCTGATATACTGACATATAAAAAAACAGGGATTATCTATCCCCTTCATCTACGGGTGGACAGTTTTACACAGCTGGCAAATGAAACCGGACGCTTTTACACAACTAAAGCGAAAAGAGTGGACGGTTCTACACAACTAGAAGCAACAACCGGGACACTTGTACACAACTAATTTTGTAAAAAATCGTGAAATCTGGGCGGTTCTACACAGCTGGATCGTCCATCTTCACCGCCCCGTCCGTTTCCGGGGATATGAACTCTTCAGAAGCAGGAGGAACCTCCGTTCCATTGGCACTCTTCAACTCTTCCTGTGCCCATCCTTCCGAAAACCTGCCGAATACAACCACGAAGTCACTGATATATATCTATTTTTTCTTTTCTACGCTTTCCGGGGAGTTTGCCCATAAAAGGAACTCTTTATACAGTCTGGCATCTTCCTCCACCTCTTTGACCTTCTTCCTCCTGACAGCCATATCGGTGTCCGGATAGGCAATCTCGACATACAGCCCAAGCAGGTTCTTATAGAATTTCTTCACCACGCAGCATATTGTCCTTCATCAAAATAGTGCAGCGTATGCCTAAAAAACGAGAACAACACGGTATATGCCCATCTCTCATGATCGCCTTTCACAAAAGAGAAATTGAAATTGGTATATTTCAGGTAAGCATTCATCTTTTTCAGTATCGAGGCGACCTTCTTCTTCCGGTCCTTGGGTTCGGCAATCTCTATGCCGAGCTTTTTGGCCACTTGATCGACTATCAGCACATAAAAAGGAGCCTCGTTCTTGGCGGTCTTATACTTGATCAGGTGAACCATCTTGGAAAGCTCCAGATAGAAATAGCGGTAACGGCTGGGCAGGCTACTGTAATCCTGAAGCTCCAAAAGTTATAGAGCGAGAACATGAAATTCTTTATCTCCGGGCTTACCATTGCCGAGTACAGCCTTTTAGTTGACTTCTTCGTCTTGAAATCGGTCATTATGTTGAAACGTTTCAGGATCTGCACGAAATTATAGGAGGTACGGCCATCATCGCCAATGGTCGGATAGCAGAGGTTCTCTACCCCCAGTTTATAGAGAGCCGCCTCAAAAACCGTCTTGATAGGATGGCTGATTCTCCGTCCTGCCGTGTCGGTACATACATATTCCGGCTGCATATTCTTTCCGAACATGGCCGCTAGCTGCCGACTATCCAGCTTGCGCTGCAAGTTGGTACGGTCATACCCCATCTTACGGCAGAAGTCTTCTACGGAGAACCAGAAAGTCCCGAACAAGTCTTTGAGGTGATAGCTGCCCAGGTATATGATCAGATCGAGCATGACATTTCCACCTGCCTCATACAACCGTTCAATCAGCACAGAATTATAGCTTTCCCCAAGCACCCTGGGGACACGGATCAGTTCTTTTGCCATGATAATACTTACAAAATCAATCCTTTCTCTGTTTTCATTGCCACAAAGATAGGCATACCGGCCAACATACGCGTCATAATTATCAATCAGTTTTAACGGTATGACCGGCATGGGAAAAGGAGAAGTACTTTCCTGAAGAATGCTTTATCCGCCCTTCATCAGAAAGAAAGCATCTTACACCTGTACCCCATAGACATCCTATATTGCTTTTTCAGTTCTTCCGATAAAAAGGAACGGTCTATCAATACTTGCACCAATGGTTTCTCTTTGACAAACTCATCAAGCTCACGCTTTATCAATTTATCGCCCAACCCTATGCATCGTCCAAATTCCTCGAAATCCTTCCGCCCTACCTGATGGGTATCACCCAAATTCATTCCTTCTTTAAACAATCCTTTATCAAGAGCGAATATTCGGGGTTCACTCAAATGTAATGAGGTGTTTATCAAGTCATACGCAGGAGAAAGCCGATATTCGTTCCCTCTATTAATCAGAGAGAAATTCTTCAGATGCGCATCGTCATTCAGAGAGATGAAATTGAATACAATCAGCCTGAAGAAACGAAGCAAATCAATCCGGGCAGCTTTTACATATTTCTGTATTACCTCCGCACACTCTTCATAGCTGCCATTGCAATATTTATAGTCACTTCCTCCATTCGCTTTCGTATATCCCATCAATGCCGCAAAATCCTCCTGCTGATATTTTCTCCCGTCATGAACATCAAATCGCCGTGTCAAATAAGCGGCTTCATCATTGCTGAAAAAGCAAAGCCCGTTGGCCGCCGTTTCTATTCCATACACCTGTGCCGCAATTTGCATACTCAAATGCTCATTGGCCGCGCAATAATTCCGGTTCAGTATATGGTAACTGCTGGGACACGGCTTTAATATATATGTTCCCTGCTCGCCTTCCTGTGTATAGCGAAGATACGATTCTTGCTCATCAACAATGACCGAATACTTGGGCTGTGCGCCCGACAATGAGATGCGCTTTGCATTCCGTATGGCTTCATTGGCTTCTTCACTGTTTGTCGAAGGGCTTGGCACTCTCAGATAATGAGACACCGCTTTATCGTCAAACATTTTTTTTCGTGCGGCAGGAGAATAAGTATCGAATGCCTCTGCCAATGTCGAAGGACAAACTGTCAAAGTCATCATAGCAATACAGGTTTAATGGTTACGGCACCTATGGTATCATAGCGGGCGGTGGCCAGCAGTATGCCAAAGTCATCTTCGGCATCGATGTGCAACAATTGGGATTGCAGTTTCCGGTTTTCACCTTCCGACAACATATTAAAGAAGAACGGGAATAAGACCGTTGACCGATACGGCTCTTCACGTAATGGAAGAGTCAAGCTGACCGATGGATAATCCTCTTTTTCCAAATAAGAAGAATCATAGGTGAATGTATATTCTCCATTATCCTCTTCTGTCAACATCCCGGCTCTAATACCGTGCAAATAAACTTCACATCGTCTCATTTCAATTAACAGTTAAATTCAACTTTTCAATCCGATAGTCATTTGAAGCCCAAGCGTGTCAAGAATGGAAAGCAATGTTGCCAATTTAGGATTGCCTTCTCCACGCTCGATGGCCACCAGTGTATTGATACCCACGCCTGCCAGCTCGGAGAGTTCCAGCTGATTGACCTTCAAACTCTTCCTGCGCTCTTTAATAATCTTTCCTATCTCTTTCATATTCACAATACATTGTGATTTTCCGACAAAAATACCAATTTAAAACATTAAAAGCAAATAAAATCACAATATATTGTGATTTTATTTGCTTTTAATTTCAAGAAAAGACAAGGCAACTATAATCATTATATTCATATAGATTAACATCATATATTCAAGTTAATCTATACATTTATATGGATTATTTGTATATTTGCAAAAAAGGAACAACCATGTGGAATGAAATGAGCAATCCGGCTGTGCTGATGAGAATCGGCCAGCGCATCAAAGAGACACGTATCACGCAGCATATCACGCAGGAAGAACTGGCAAGGGCTTCCGGTGTAAGCCCCTTGACCGTTGCGAACATCGAGAAAGGTAAATCGGTATCGCTGCTGTTGTTCATCAGCGTACTCCGCTCGCTCGGCCTGCTGGAGAACCTGGAGCAACTGGTACCGGAAATCCGGGTCAGCCCGATAGAGCTCAAAAAACTGCAAGGAAAGAAACGCTACCGTGTACGCCATTTAAAACAAGATAACCATGAATGATTTGATAGTAGATGTAAAGCTGTGGGGAGAAAGCGTAGGCTCTCTCTATTGGGAAAAGGAAAGCAATGCCGCCTTGTTCGACTATGAACGGAAGTTCATCCGCTCCGGTCTTGACATTTCTCCCATCATCATGCCCATCGGCCAGTACAAAATATCCCCTACCAGTTCCTTGAAAACTGCACCGACTGTTTCAAGGGGTTGCCCGGACTGTTTGCCGATTCACTACCGGATACTTTTGGAAACCAGATCATCAATGAATGGTTTGCCAGCAAGGGATTGTCCGGAGAAGAGATTACCCCTTTAGACAGGCTTTGTTATGTAGGTAAACGTGGCATGGGCGCACTGGAGTTTGAGCCGTCATCATCAATCAACGGCATGAACGAATCATCAGTGCTCCATATCGAGGAACTGACGGAACTTGCCAAATCCATATTCACGGACAGAATGGCCTTTCAAGCCCAACTGCGTCAGGTAAGGAAGAAACATCTTGGATATATTGAAAGTGGGAACATCCGCCGGAGGTGCCAAGCCCAAAGCCATCATCGCCTATAATGATATTACCGGAGAGGTACGCTCCGGGCAGGTAAAAGCCCCTGAAGGATTCGGGTATTGGCTACTGAAATTTGATGGCGGCAAATACAGCGAACACACGTAGATAACGGACAATCCCCAAGGAATAGGAAATATCGAATATGCCTATCACCGGATGGCAAAAGCCTGCGGAATCAATATGATGGAATGCCGGTCACTTCAGGAAAAAGAGTCATGCCACTTTATGACACGCCGTTTCGACCGCACGGAAGATCCATGTACAGACATTGGCCGGGCTTGCCCACTATGACCGTGACCAACGCCATTCATACGAAGAGATATTCCGCATCATGCGACAGATGAACCTGCCTTATCCCAGTCAGGAGGAACTATATCGAAGAATGGTGTTCAACGTCATGAGCCGGAACCATGACGACCATAGCAAGAACTTCTCTTTCCTGATGGATAAACAAGGGAAGTGGAAACTGGCCCCAGCATACGACCTCTGCTACTCATACACACCAGGCGACAAATGGACGAACCGCCACCAACTGTCACTCAACGGCAAACAAGATAATTTCACGACGGAAGACCTGCAAAAGGTGGGTGAGAACATGGGTATCCGGGAACACAAACAGATTATCGAAAAGGTACAGGAAACCGTATCGCATTGGCATGAGACTGCCAAGGATTGTGGGGTCAAACCGGAACACGCCGATTTTATCGGAAAAAACCTGCTCTTGTTCGGCAAGCAACTGCATACGATCCAAATGCCGGACATTGCCAACGAACAAGAACAGGCTTTCATGAAGGCCATGCGGAATGATGACTTCAACACCATTCTGGAACTGAAGATGAGAGGATATCAGCCATCGGAGAACGTACTTAAAAGTCTCCAGCCTGATATATCCTCCACCACCTTCATCGCTGCCGCCAAAATCTTCCAAATGGAAGGGGTGCTAAAAAACTTCAGGACATAAAGCCTGCGCAAAGCCCGATTACAGGCATCAATAAGCGAAGCATAGAATTGGGGGATTAGCCCACAAGCCACATCTCACACCATTCAATATAAGAGTAAATATATTAATTATTATCTATTGTATTTTGATTTAACAGTTAATATATTTACCTTTGCAATATGACAACGAATCACATCACCCAAGCCATGGCTAATCCGGAAATCATAGCGGAACTGGGCAGGCGATTTAAGGAATACAGGCTAACCTATAGGTTCACCCAGAAAGAGGCTGCCGAGAAAGCCGGTGTCAGCCTTATCACCTTGCGCCAGTTTGAGAACGGGAAGGCCTATAACATCAATATGGGCAACTTTCTTGCCCTGTTGCGAGTAGTAGACTGTCTGGAACAGATGGACGACCTGCTACCGGAAATACCTGTTTCAGCCTATACAATGGAACAAATAATGAATAAAAAGCCGAAAAGGATAAGACATGGAAAATAATGTTGTGAGTGTTATGTTATGGGGGGAAGAAGTCGGAAAGCTCTATTGGGACGAAAGGAGCAAAAGAGCCGTCTTCAACTATCATCCGGACTTCATCAAGAAAGGAGTGGAAATCGCCCCACTGACCGCTTCTGTCAAAGGATCGGTGGCAAAAGGTATGCCCATACTCGGAAACAGAGAAAAGATTTATCAAGGTCTCCCACCGTTTTTGGCAGATTCATTGCCTGACCGATGGGGTAACATGGTCTTCGACCAATGGGCGGCACAAAACCATATCCCCAAGCGCAAACTCACGCCGGTAGATAAATTGTCTTTCATCGGGAAACGGGGAATGGGAGCCTTTGAGTTCATTCCGGCCACTCCGGGATTGGAATCCTCTTCTACCCTACAGATAGAGGGTTTATACCAACTGGCACGCCGTATCTTTGAGGAACGGGAGGAAATATCCGTGCAAGATGATGAAGCACTGCAACTGCAAAGTATCTATGAGGTAGGTACATCAGCCGGAGGGCAGCACCCGAAAGCCATCATCGCCATCAATGAAACGACACATGGTATACGTTCCGGCCAAGTTCCTTTGTCAGAGGGCTATACCTACTACATATTGAAGTTTGCAGAGGGTGATGATTTTCCGTTCACGCAAATGGAAATGGTATATTATGAGATGGCAAAAGAAGCCGGGATTACGATGATGCCTTCCCGACTCATTCAAATTGAGGGGAAACATCACTTTCTGACGGAGCGTTACGATAGGATAAACGGAGAGAAGATACATACACAGACACTTGCAGCCATGAATCCGGACGCAACAAGCTATGAGGATTTGTTTGAAGTCTGCCGAAAGCTGAGCATCCCGGCCAGCGAACAGTCCGAACTGTACCGCCGGATGGTATTCAATGTCATGGGCGGCAACGTGGATGACCACATCAAGAATTTCTCTTTCCTGATGGAAAGAAACGGCACATGGCATATCACCCCAGCATACGACATGACATTCACCACCAATTTAGACGGTGCGGCCTATGAAAACGTACACTCTATGAATATTGCGGGGAAAGATAACGGCATCACGGAAGATGACCTGCTGCAATTTGCCAGACAGAATGGAATAAAGAATGCGAAAAGGATAATCGAGGAAGTCAGCCTTGCCATCAGCCATTTCTACGATTATGCCACCAATTATCAAATCGATGACTATTGGAAAGACCGTATCGAAGAGCATCTTTCCGGCTTGCTATCTCCGATCATAGGGAAAACCATGAAACACTACCTGCCCACCATTGTCGAACCCTACGAAACAGAGGACAGCTTTCTGGTATCAGAAATCAACATCATCGAAAACACTCGGCATGATTTCCGTATCGAGGCCATCATCAACGGAAAGCGACAGAAATATATTGCCGGGCATAAAAGCGATTTGGCTGCTGAAATCATTGCCAAAGGCAGAAACAAGATGACCGTTGAGAACAAGAAAGAACTTGTGGAACGGTTGTTACTGCCTTTGGCTAGAAGATAAAAACAGACGAATAAAAGAAGAGAGGGTGTCATTCCTTGTTAACACACCCTCTTCTGACTTCATGTACCATTACTCAAAACAGAGCTTGATACGACTCTTTAAGCCTTGTAGTTACAATCCGTAACTTTTCGGAAAGGTCATTTTAGTTTTGATACCTCCATATCCTCTAATAAGTTCTCACAGTAAATTGACCATAACCATTAACGACAACAGCACTATTACCAGCAAGAATTGGCAAATTAACTCCATTTTGTATCACAGCTGTAATTTGATTAGTGGTAACATCTGTGAATGCGGCCACATTCAACATATCCAACATTAACGACAATGGCGAATCAGCCACAACACCCACAATATTAGCAACCCATCCTCCAGGAGTAGTGTTCGTAATCACTTTTACGTATCCTGTCAAATTCATATTTTTGTTATTATCACTTTCTTTTATAGTCATAATGTTTCTCATTTTTCTCCTACTCTCTCCAAGGCTTTTCGGGTTCCGAAAAGCCTTGGAGAGAGTAGGAGAAAAATATTCAAAAAATGGAAATTTTACTACCAAGAGATACAAAAAGCCTTATAGAGACATTTCATGGAATGAGAACAGAAATCGACAATAACGAATATGTTATGATTTTTCAAGAAGTTATCAATCGCTTGCATCCCCAATCAGCAGATGTCGAAGTTGACTTCTCAAAAATGAGAGAGTTGCTACAAAATATCATTGGGAAATATGCCCCTAACACTAAAATCGACATTTTCATGCAACAATTCAATCAATACATTTTACCTAAACGAGTAGAAGCTATAGATTCTAAGATTACTAAATCATGGTTAAATGAACAAAGAATTTCTATCATAAATTTAGGTGGAATTGGTGAAATTCCAGACACTTTAGATGTCAATGTTGAAGACAAAATAAATAATAAAAACAAGCTTTTAATTGGAGATGCCATGTGTCTATCCAGCTATTTTGACAACAATAGTTGTGATATTGTCATTGCACTATTATTACCCATTACACAAATGTCCGGTGAAGGTGATACAAAAGAAGGTAGAAAAAGAGCTATTCAAAATGTTTTATCTGGAGTTTATAGTATTTTAGACATTTCTGGCACCAGTAAAGCTTATATAGAATTTAACTGTAATAGTGGAGATAGTAAAGTTGAAGAATCGGAACTAGAACAAATAGGTTCGACTTTCAGCTTCGTTTTTGAAAATAAATATCCACATTGTCCTAAAGAGCACAATCTGTATTGTAGAAAATTCGCCGATAAAAAGAACTGGCAAGAGAATGATAATGAAATGATTCCATGCATAAACTCATAAGATGCTCATTTTATAAAGTACAATTTTTAACAATTAACAAATAAAAAGGGTCGTATCAAATTTTCCTATCGAGAAAATATACGACTCTTTTATAACAAATGCACCTCCTGCAACCTCACCAGTCCCAAATACAGCTTCAAGAACACCTCTTGATACACCTTCAGATCCGAGAAATAAGCAAAAGACTTCCGTCAAAAAAAAGGTTGATAAATGATCGTTCACTCAGAATCTCTATTTCTGGATAACATTCTTTGTCTCTCAAAAAGAATCTCTATCGGGACAGAACAATAAACAAAAGTACAAATATCAGGCCAACTTGTCCCGATATATGATTAATATTTGTTATTTTTGTCCCGATAAAAGAATTATAACATGACTATTGAAAATGAAATCCTCCAATACCTGCACCATCATCCCCTATCAAACAGGGTTGAAATAACGCTTGGGATAACCAATCCTCCCAGTGACAGGACTATAAAAAGACTACTGGCCGATGCCGTAACCAAAGGAATGATAGAGGTAGAAGGGCGTGGTCCGGCAACCAAGTATAGCCTTACTCCACAATCACATGTAACCATGCCATTAGACCTTGCTACCTATTTCAGCAAGGACATAGACGAACGTGTAATACAGGAAACATTCAATTTCCAGCTCATCAAAGAACTTCTTCCCAAAGTCAGCCTATTTACAAACGAAGAAAAACATATACTAATCACAGCCCAACAACAATTCAAAAACAATGTATCCGGAATGAGCGACTTGGAATATCGAAAAGAAATGGAACGATTAGGAGTTGATTTGTCATGGAAATCCTCTCAAATAGAAGGAAACACCTATTCATTGTTGGAAACTGAACGGCTATTAAAAGAGAAGCAGACCGCTTCCGGTAAAACCAAAGAGGAAGCCATTATGTTGCTGAATCATAAAGAAGCATTAGATTTTATATTGGATGAACCTGATTATCTAAAAGACATTACCATACATCGTATCGAAGACATTCATTCCATCTTAACGAAAGACCTTGATGTTGACCGCAATATCAGACATCGGCGTGTTGGTATCACCGGAACGAATTACCGTCCGTTAGATAATGAGTTTCAAATAAGAGAAGCCCTTGAAGACACTTGTAACCTGATAAATAGCAAAGAAAATATTTTTGAAAAAGCCCTGTTGGCATTAGTTTTATTATCTTATATTCAAGCTTTCACAGATGGAAACAAGCGAACGGCACGCATCACAGCCAACGCCATCCTTATAGCTAATGGTTACTGTCCTATATCTTTCCGCACAGTAGATTCCATTGACTATAAAAAAGCAATGTTGATTTTTTATGAACAAAACAATCTGTCTGCCTTCAAAAAAATATTTATTGAACAGTTCTTATTTGCAGTAAAGACTTATTTTTAAAGGAACTCTAACAATTGCAGTGCTTCTTACATAGAGGCACTACAATTATTCTTTATCCCAACAAATGTACCTCCTGCAACCTCACCAATCCCAAATACAGCTTCAAGAACACCTCCTGATACACCTTCAAATCCGGGAAATAAACAAAAGATTTCCGGGCAAAAGAAAGGCAGGTAAATGGCCGCTCATTCGGAACTTCCATTTCAGGATAGCGTTTCTTCGCCTGGTCAACCGCCATCTTGTTCAGTGAAGCCACAAAGTTGGCCTGCCGTATCGGATTCCATTTCGGGGTTTCAAGAATCACCATCCCATCCTTCCTCTCAGGAATAACCACATACTCACCCTGCACGTTACGGGCGTAATAGCACACAAAAGACAAGGCTTCATAGACATTATCCCCCACATGGATACCGATTACCCGTCCTTCGGCCGGTGTACCGGCAAAACACTCCGTAATCTGCTTCATGGCATATCCATGTAACAAGGCAGCATCAGAAGCCAACAGATAAGCCGGTGCGGTACGCTCACCACCCTTATCAATGGCAGCAAAGACAGAAGGACTCCAACAGAGATGGATAAGCTTTCCTTTCTCTTTCTCCCGCAGGAAAGCGACACATAAACGGTTGTCAAAAACCAAACGGGATTCTTTCGTTTCCGGATGGAACTGGAACACGTTCCGCACCTTATCAGGTTTGTGTATATCCATCATCAGATAGCCTTGCCATCCGGACACATGCTTTGTCTTCAATGTTGTTTCGCTTTCCTCTACATCGAAGAGATAAGACAAGAGTTTTTCCCGCTTGCAACATACGGAGAGAGAAAACTCATCCTGTCCTTTCATCTGCTGCATATCCAACGAAAGAACAAATGCCAATTGCCAAGGAGTAAGTTCGGAAAAGCCATGTAATTCGATACAAGAGAACGAACCTTTTTCCGGTGAGTAAATGATATACCCTCGGCCATCAATCTCGTATCTCAACATGAAATCCCCCTGTTCGGTGGGATGATAATTCTGTAAAACAGTCTGATAATTCATAAAGAAAATGTATTAAGTTAGTATTCATCATAAAGAGAAATCGGGGCCGCTCTTCCGTTTCCGTTTCTTTTTGGACGGCATGAAATCATCCTCTTGCGACTTCTTACCGCTACCAGTGATGTCGAACTCCGGAATGGACGTAACACCTCCACCCTGCATATAAAAAGCCTCACGATCCACCCGTTCACGGAATT
This genomic interval from Parabacteroides timonensis contains the following:
- a CDS encoding Bro-N domain-containing protein; its protein translation is MAKELIRVPRVLGESYNSVLIERLYEAGGNVMLDLIIYLGSYHLKDLFGTFWFSVEDFCRKMGYDRTNLQRKLDSRQLAAMFGKNMQPEYVCTDTAGRRISHPIKTVFEAALYKLGVENLCYPTIGDDGRTSYNFVQILKRFNIMTDFKTKKSTKRLYSAMVSPEIKNFMFSLYNFWSFRITVACPAVTAISIWSFPRWFT
- a CDS encoding HipA domain-containing protein, translated to MMTLTVCPSTLAEAFDTYSPAARKKMFDDKAVSHYLRVPSPSTNSEEANEAIRNAKRISLSGAQPKYSVIVDEQESYLRYTQEGEQGTYILKPCPSSYHILNRNYCAANEHLSMQIAAQVYGIETAANGLCFFSNDEAAYLTRRFDVHDGRKYQQEDFAALMGYTKANGGSDYKYCNGSYEECAEVIQKYVKAARIDLLRFFRLIVFNFISLNDDAHLKNFSLINRGNEYRLSPAYDLINTSLHLSEPRIFALDKGLFKEGMNLGDTHQVGRKDFEEFGRCIGLGDKLIKRELDEFVKEKPLVQVLIDRSFLSEELKKQYRMSMGYRCKMLSF
- a CDS encoding HipA N-terminal domain-containing protein, encoding MRRCEVYLHGIRAGMLTEEDNGEYTFTYDSSYLEKEDYPSVSLTLPLREEPYRSTVLFPFFFNMLSEGENRKLQSQLLHIDAEDDFGILLATARYDTIGAVTIKPVLL
- a CDS encoding helix-turn-helix domain-containing protein, translating into MKEIGKIIKERRKSLKVNQLELSELAGVGINTLVAIERGEGNPKLATLLSILDTLGLQMTIGLKS
- a CDS encoding helix-turn-helix transcriptional regulator; its protein translation is MDYLYICKKGTTMWNEMSNPAVLMRIGQRIKETRITQHITQEELARASGVSPLTVANIEKGKSVSLLLFISVLRSLGLLENLEQLVPEIRVSPIELKKLQGKKRYRVRHLKQDNHE
- a CDS encoding helix-turn-helix domain-containing protein, which encodes MTTNHITQAMANPEIIAELGRRFKEYRLTYRFTQKEAAEKAGVSLITLRQFENGKAYNINMGNFLALLRVVDCLEQMDDLLPEIPVSAYTMEQIMNKKPKRIRHGK
- a CDS encoding type II toxin-antitoxin system HipA family toxin — its product is MENNVVSVMLWGEEVGKLYWDERSKRAVFNYHPDFIKKGVEIAPLTASVKGSVAKGMPILGNREKIYQGLPPFLADSLPDRWGNMVFDQWAAQNHIPKRKLTPVDKLSFIGKRGMGAFEFIPATPGLESSSTLQIEGLYQLARRIFEEREEISVQDDEALQLQSIYEVGTSAGGQHPKAIIAINETTHGIRSGQVPLSEGYTYYILKFAEGDDFPFTQMEMVYYEMAKEAGITMMPSRLIQIEGKHHFLTERYDRINGEKIHTQTLAAMNPDATSYEDLFEVCRKLSIPASEQSELYRRMVFNVMGGNVDDHIKNFSFLMERNGTWHITPAYDMTFTTNLDGAAYENVHSMNIAGKDNGITEDDLLQFARQNGIKNAKRIIEEVSLAISHFYDYATNYQIDDYWKDRIEEHLSGLLSPIIGKTMKHYLPTIVEPYETEDSFLVSEINIIENTRHDFRIEAIINGKRQKYIAGHKSDLAAEIIAKGRNKMTVENKKELVERLLLPLARR
- a CDS encoding Fic family protein, giving the protein MTIENEILQYLHHHPLSNRVEITLGITNPPSDRTIKRLLADAVTKGMIEVEGRGPATKYSLTPQSHVTMPLDLATYFSKDIDERVIQETFNFQLIKELLPKVSLFTNEEKHILITAQQQFKNNVSGMSDLEYRKEMERLGVDLSWKSSQIEGNTYSLLETERLLKEKQTASGKTKEEAIMLLNHKEALDFILDEPDYLKDITIHRIEDIHSILTKDLDVDRNIRHRRVGITGTNYRPLDNEFQIREALEDTCNLINSKENIFEKALLALVLLSYIQAFTDGNKRTARITANAILIANGYCPISFRTVDSIDYKKAMLIFYEQNNLSAFKKIFIEQFLFAVKTYF